The Pseudopipra pipra isolate bDixPip1 chromosome 6, bDixPip1.hap1, whole genome shotgun sequence genome includes a region encoding these proteins:
- the FOS gene encoding protein c-Fos: MMYQGFAGEYEAASSRCSSASPAGDSLTYYPSPADSFSSMGSPVNPQDFCTDLAASSTSFVPTVTAISTSPDLQWLVQPTLISSVAPSQSRGHPYGVSAPATYSRPAVLKAPGGRGQSIGRRGKVEQLSPEEEEKRRIRRERNKMAAAKCRNRRRELTDTLQAETDQLEEEKSALQAEIANLLKEKEKLEFILAAHRPACKMPEELCFHEELGAATALDLGTPSPPMTEEAAFALPLMPEAPPAVPPKETGSSGLELKAEPFDELLFSTGPREASRSVPDMDLPGASSFYPSDWESLTAGTSGELEPLCTPVVTCTPCPSTYTSTFVFTYPEADAFPSCAAAHRKGSSSNEPSSDSLSSPTLLAL, translated from the exons ATGATGTACCAGGGATTCGCCGGAGAGTACGAGGCAGCGTCCTCCCGCTGCAGTAGCGCTTCCCCGGCCGGGGACAGTCTCACCTATTACCCCTCCCCGGCAGACTCCTTCTCGAGCATGGGATCGCCCGTCAATCCACAG GACTTCTGCACCGACCTGGCCGCATCCAGCACCAGCTTCGTGCCCACGGTGACGGCCATCTCCACCAGCCCCGACCTGCAGTGGCTGGTGCAGCCCACTCTCATCTCTTCGGtggccccctcccagagccGCGGGCACCCCTACGGCGTCTCGGCGCCCGCCACCTACTCCCGCCCCGCAGTGCTGAAGGCGCCGGGCGGCCGCGGGCAGAGCATCGGCCGCCGGGGCAAAGTCGAACAG CTGTccccggaggaggaggagaagagaaggatccgCCGTGAAAGGAACAAGATGGCAGCGGCCAAGTGCCGCAACCGGCGGCGGGAGCTCACCGACACGCTGCAGGCG gagaccgaccagctggaggaggagaagtcTGCGCTGCAGGCGGAGATCGCTAAcctgctgaaggagaaggagaagctggagtTTATCCTGGCGGCCCACCGGCCCGCCTGCAAGATGCCCGAGGAGTTGTGCTTCCACGAGGAGCTGGGGGCTGCCACCGCACTAGACctgggcacccccagcccccccatgACAGAGGAGGCTGCCTTTGCTCTGCCGCTGATGCCTGAAGCGCCGCCGGCCGTGCCGCCCAAGGAGACCGGCAGCAGCGGGCTGGAGCTCAAGGCCGAGCCTTTCGACGAGCTGCTCTTCTCCACGGGGCCGCGGGAGGCCTCCCGCTCCGTGCCTGACATGGACCTGCCTGGAGCCTCCTCCTTCTACCCGTCGGACTGGGAGTCGCTGACTGCCGGGACCAGCGGTgagctggagcccctctgcacCCCCGTGGTGACCTGCACCCCGTGTCCCAGCACCTACACCTCCACCTTCGTCTTCACCTACCCCGAGGCAGACGCCttccccagctgtgctgccGCGCACCggaagggcagcagcagcaatgagcCCTCGTCTGactccctcagctcccccacCCTCCTTGCCTTGTGA